The following are encoded together in the Plasmodium vinckei vinckei genome assembly, chromosome: PVVCY_12 genome:
- a CDS encoding DnaJ protein, putative, translating to MKKTNKTGNSSLKNNNDNNDLNKCPNYFNINKIKELYNFQNDHDYEKIFNVSEKNTLGTRKRNKISEGNDISLSKNGNNITIQNKKIDDVTKSARITKGNRTNSSENIPNGFPHSNELQASMSQQVFTNFNFPQIKKSQSSKENNSQTVHKNKKIKLNNAYDESYFFNNSLDKTPTKNMTNNNIDTHDQIYIKRTSKKNIQRNKNNDSATTPNNILNKYDFIRYICSPTKIASNDNNEQNKCNISNKQKDVTDLQKIQYCNKNRKIAHTEIITNSDSNVQITNNNNKNPSYYIQTENNMPNKLPDSETRYNKYKKHMPIDLTIDIPKQSPDEINTDIESKTPTKKYSNTDQDNFQDSNKRTPIDLNSAESIKRLKKNFFINNKKFFINDFKIDDIKDKAKNVEHPQPTHDCNITEGINYKSENFKYVGKEDNSNFYNNITNSNDNNEQNCDDDSHDEQYYFGYDNKFKQNKKKSYNISKSLYSYLDLSYNCSKDEIKKAYKDKIKIHHPDKGGDIKQFLEIKLSYDILIDEKKRKAYDKYGNTMLELLMSENFNDYNISSDEKNCETEKDDEENEENGEDADDESLRIYDLFVQKYNNVSYLHNRGSLKINSNQYNQFQKLVYHFFNNQQNCIFKNIFYIYPIYSKNMPPFSKSDAYNSTNKKKKKIYTNINDSRNSTNSFNQIHAEYDNDYGSINKSDEHIEDNSKDDYTQSNDSLFESSSYSDIGKEITINDIIKKKKRINIFEELTTQFNKFYNETIIQKTNNSEQFLNTSQNSHHKIPPDYTNKPFETQNNDATTFVKDNISKAVNDTHSPNDGYEDKYNFFKDIQISPIKHKVINESTDKDVDCFYKWFDFFFKNDNTSPQRNIYANQTSLSSKNQPNKTKDFNSQKEAIIFQNNNSSNLNNTHINKPTEYTPSKSNPNMFQFFSQNNQFSPNAYKYEYPYNYSYSINKCDNTKCSNSNKENINPYSYHNNSPINSNYQYISDYKSENLQKPVFYSNPCYNNMYQNVSSPNLYTPIKISDKKNKQNSDNIPITYSYDKKKDDVLINIEEKYGFNLLKKNEQKIKDMTYDFNYIYIGHNVKKKKRFLLFIKEESIKNFLKIKLLIHKIKNKSNLKHISLFQKEIDKIIKNIEYILLFVTCKDELIPLTDFYLLDKNVYSKEHYCIPLHIKKNSIVLRPAYFHLKWVIYTLQSFILFNLFFQRINKYMCSFPFFNYKYNYFKNFIISEQQTDQDNISNTYIFFHNHIIKNKHKYIKYFPHKLSLYLKKLEPITPSNAKHIQINLSPLFVLTPYKNFDLTEY from the coding sequence atgaaaaagacGAACAAAACAGGAAATTcatctttaaaaaataataatgataataacgatttaaataaatgccccaattattttaatataaataaaattaaagaattatataatttccaAAATGACCATGACTATGAAAAGATTTTTAATGTCTCCGAAAAAAACACACTTGGGacaagaaaaagaaataaaatcagCGAAGGAAATGATATAtcattatcaaaaaatgggaataatataacaatccaaaataaaaaaatcgatGATGTTACAAAATCTGCTCGAATTACCAAAGGAAATCGAACAAATTCATCTGAAAACATTCCAAATGGATTTCCTCACTCTAATGAATTACAAGCATCTATGTCACAACAGGTATTTACTAATTTCAACTTCccacaaattaaaaaaagccAAAGTAGCaaggaaaataattcacaaacagttcataaaaataaaaaaattaaactaAACAATGCTTATGATGAATcatacttttttaataattcgTTGGATAAGACACCAACGAAAAATATGaccaataataatattgatacACATgatcaaatttatataaaaagaaccagtaaaaaaaatatccaaagaaataaaaataatgactCAGCTACTACTCCtaacaatatattaaacaaatatgaTTTCATTCGATATATATGCTCTCCAACTAAAATTGCATCCAATGATAAcaatgaacaaaataaatgtaatatatcgaataaacaaaaagatGTAACtgatttacaaaaaatacaatattgtaataaaaaCCGTAAAATAGCGCACACTGAAATTATCACTAACTCTGATTCTAATGTTCAAATcactaataataataataaaaacccatcttattatattcaaacTGAAAACAATATGCCAAATAAATTACCAGATTCAGAAACGCgctataataaatataaaaaacatatgcCTATAGATTTGACTATTGATATTCCAAAACAATCACCCGACGAAATTAACACAGATATAGAATCCAAAACAcctacaaaaaaatatagcaaTACAGACCAAGATAATTTTCAGGATAGTAACAAGAGAACACCGATAGATCTAAACAGTGCGGAATCCATAAAAagactaaaaaaaaacttttttataaacaataaaaaatttttcataaatgaTTTCAAAATAGATGATATAAAGGATAAAGCTAAAAATGTTGAACACCCACAACCTACTCATGATTGTAATATTACAGAAggaattaattataaaagtgaaaattttaaatatgttgGAAAAGAAGataattcaaatttttataataatataactaATTCAAACGACaataatgaacaaaattGTGATGACGATAGTCATGATgaacaatattattttggttatgataacaaatttaaacaaaacaagaaaaaaagttataatatttcaaaatctTTATATAGCTATTTAGATCTTTCCTATAATTGTTCTAAagatgaaattaaaaaagctTATAaggataaaataaaaattcacCATCCTGACAAAGGAGGGGATATTAAACAATTcttagaaataaaattatcatatgatattttaattgatgaaaaaaaaaggaaagcgtatgataaatatggaaataCTATGCTTGAATTGTTGATGAGTGAAAACTTTAAcgattataatatatcatcagatgaaaaaaattgtgaGACAGAAAAAgatgatgaagaaaatgaagaaaatggaGAAGATGCCGATGATGAATCTTTAAGAATATACGATTTATTtgtacaaaaatataataatgtttcATATCTTCATAATCGAGGAAGtctaaaaattaatagcAATCAATATAATCAGTTTCAAAAATTagtttatcattttttcaataatcAGCAAAAttgcatatttaaaaatatattttatatatatcctaTTTATTCTAAAAATATGCCACCATTTAGTAAAAGCGACGCATATAATAGTaccaataaaaaaaagaaaaaaatatatactaatataaatgatagtCGAAATTCTACAAATAGTTTCAATCAAATCCATGCTGAATATGATAATGATTATGGAAGTATAAACAAATCCGATGAACATATCGAAGATAATAGTAAAGACGATTATACCCAATCAAATGATAGTTTATTCGAAAGCTCATCGTATTCAGATATAGGAAAAGAAATTACGattaatgatataataaagaaaaaaaaacgtatTAACATATTTGAAGAATTAACCACACagtttaataaattttataatgaaactattattcaaaaaacaaataattctGAACAATTTCTAAATACCTCTCAAAACTCCCATCATAAAATACCACCCGACTATACAAATAAACCTTTTGAAACACAAAACAATGATGCTACCACTTTTGTGAAAGACAATATATCAAAAGCTGTAAATGATACACACAGCCCTAACGATGGTTATGAAGATAAATACaacttttttaaagatATACAAATTTCTCCTATTAAGCATAAAGTTATTAACGAAAGCACTGACAAGGATGTTGActgtttttataaatggtttgattttttttttaaaaatgataatacatCCCCacaaagaaatatatacgCAAATCAAACCTCTTTATCCTCGAAAAATCAGccaaataaaacaaaagatTTTAACTCACAAAAAGAAgctataatatttcaaaataacAATTCATCCAATTTGAACAACactcatataaataagccTACTGAATATACCCCTTCGAAAAGTAACCCTAATATGTTCCAATTTTTTAGTCAAAATAATCAATTTTCCCCAAATGCTTACAAATATGAATACCcttataattattcatatagtattaataaatgtgaTAATACCAAATGTTCAAATTcgaataaagaaaatataaatccaTATTcttatcataataattcacCAATAAATTCAAACTATCAATATATATCTGATTACAAAAGcgaaaatttacaaaaaccAGTTTTTTATAGTAATCCTTGTtacaataatatgtatCAAAATGTGTCATCACCTAATTTATATACTCCAATAAAAATcagtgataaaaaaaacaaacaaaattcTGATAATATTCCCATTACATATAGCTATgataaaaagaaagatGACGTATTGATAAACattgaagaaaaatatgGTTTCAATTtactcaaaaaaaatgaacaaaagATTAAAGACATGACATatgattttaattatatttatataggACATAAtgttaagaaaaaaaaaagatttcttctatttataaaagaagaaagtataaaaaattttctaaaaatcaaattattaattcataaaataaaaaacaaatcaaATTTAAAACACATATCACTATTTCAAAAAGAAATTGATAaaatcattaaaaatatagaatacatattattatttgtaacATGTAAAGATGAACTAATACCTTTAACCGATTTCTACTTGTtggataaaaatgtatattcaAAGGAGCACTATTGTATACCTTtacacataaaaaaaaatagcataGTATTAAGGCCAGCTTActttcatttaaaatgggttatatatactttacAATCATTTatcctttttaatttgttttttcaaagaattaataaatatatgtgctcttttccattttttaattataaatataactattttaaaaattttatcatttccGAGCAACAAACAGATCAagataatatttcaaatacatacattttctttcataatcatattatcaaaaataaacataaatatatcaaatatttCCCACACAAACTAAGTCTATATcttaaaaaattggaaCCTATAACTCCATCAAATGCAAAacatatacaaattaatttatctcCCCTTTTTGTCTTGACGccttataaaaatttcgATCTAACCGAGTATTGA